The DNA sequence AATTAAGGGAGGCTCTTGATTAGACTCAATTTTTTTTCGTAAAAGTCTCACCATTGCCGCCACAACATTACTACTGGGGGCTTCTTCTATTGTCCAAAGATAGTTATAGATTTCTTCTTGAGTAACTAACTGATGAAGGTTTTGGCTGAAAAATTGTAGTAATTTAACCTCTTTTTCCGACAACTTAATCATTCTACCGTTACGATAGGCAATTTGATTTTCAACTTCTATTTCTAAATCGGCTACTTTTATTCTTGTTTCCTGTTTATTTTGCTCTTCTTGACTATCAGCAATTGTACTAACTCTCCTCAATAAAGCCCTCACCCTAGCCAATAATTCCCTTAATTCAAAGGGCTTTACTAAATAATCATCTGCTCCTGCATCTAATCCCAAAACACGATCATCTAAAGTATCTTTTGCTGTCAAAAATAGTACAGGAGTTTTAATCAAAAAAGGTTGATGGCGTATTTGCTGACAAATTTCTAAGCCACTTTTATGAGGTAACATCCAATCAAGAATTAGTAAATCATAGTTTTGCTTTAGGGCTAAATTTAAACCTTCTTCCCCATCATGGGATATTTTTACATGATAACCTTCCTGTTTTAAAATCCTTTGTAAAGTTATGGCTAACTCGATTTCATCTTCTACTAACAAAATCTTCATTGACATGACTGCTTTTAACTGATATTTAATAATTAATTGTCAAACTACTAACCACTTATGTTAACCATTGCATTGCCGAAAGGGGCTCTTTTAAAAGATAGTATTAAACTTTGTCAACAAGCGGGATTAGATTTTAGCTTATTTTTGGAAGAAAGTAACCGTCAATTACAAATAGAAGATCCTCAAGGTTTAGCAAAGGCTTTATTGGTAAGGGCTCAAGATGTACCTGTTTATGTGGAATATGGTCAAGCTCACTTAGGTATTGTTGGTTATGATGTCTTAAAGGAAAAACAAGCTGATGTAGCACAGATTGCTGATTTAGGGTTTGGTTATTGTCGTATGTCTGTGGCTGTTCCTTCTGCTAGTCCTTATCGCAGTTCCAGTGATTTACCTGCTCATGGAATTGTTGCTTCTAAGTTTGTTAATTGTGCCAAGGAGCATTTTCGGGCTTTAGATTTACCTGTGGAAATTGTCCCTCTTTATGGTTCAGTAGAATTAGGTCCGATTACAGGTATGTCAGAAGCGATCGTGGATTTGGTTTCTACGGGCAAAACCTTAAGGGAAAATGGTCTAATTGAAATAGATGTTTTATTTGAAAGTAGTGCTTATTTAGTGGCAAATCCTCTCACTTATCGTCTCAATAGTTATCAACTTAGTGAATGGGTGGGGAAAATCATTAGAAATTAAGAATTGGTAAAATAAAGAAATGCTTTTGCCTTTCACTCACTACTCATTGCTGAAAATATGTTTTCAAAAACTAAAGAAAATGACTGGGGATTAATTTTAAAAATTGTCCCCTATGCAAAACGAAATTCATCTATTTTATTATTATCTTTAATATTATTAATTCCCCTTGCTTTAGCCGGTGCAATTCAACCTTTAATTGTGGGACAAGCTATTTCCCTATTAAGAAAAGAGCCTACATGGTCTTTTTTAGACCCTAATGCGATTTCTAGTGGTTTAAATTTATTAGCAATTATTTTACTTTCCACAATTATTATTCGCACTCTTTTTCAAGCGTGGCAGGGTTTTTTAGTCCAAAAAGTCGGGCAGGAAATTACTGCTTTTATTCGTCAAGATTTGTTTGATCATGTTACTTCTTTATCCTCTAATTTTTTCCATAAAACTCCTGTGGGTAAATTAGTTACTCGTATTACTAACGATGTGGAGGCTTTGGGAGATGTATTCGCTACAGGTGCGATCGGAATTTTGAGCGATGTGGTCTATATTTTGGCGATTATCATCACTATCTTTACTTTACAGTGGCAATTAGCCTCATTATTAGTTTTCCTCTTGATTCCTGTCACTGGCTTAATTATTTACTTTCAAAAACAGTATCGCAAAGCGAATTACACTGCAAGGGAAGAATTATCTGTTCTTAACTCCATGTTGCAAGAAAATGTCACGGGAATTAATGTTGTTCAATTATTTCAAAGAGAAAAGTATAATAGTGAACTGTTTCGCACGGTCAACGATCGCTATCGTATAGCTATTGATAAAACAATTTTCCATGATTCAGCAGTATCGGCAACCTTAGAATGGATTTCCTTAGTTGCGATCGCAGCCGTGTTATGGATCGGGGGAATTTTTATTCTTCAGGATAGCTTAACTTTTGGGATTTTATCGGCTTTTATTCTCTACGCTCAACGATTATTTGATCCTCTGCGTCAATTTGCGGATAAATTTACGATGTTTCAGTCTGGATTCACCGCTATAGAGAGAATTAGCGAATTGATGAATATTCCTGTGGAAATTCAAGATCGCCATGATAATATTAGCTTTGATGAAAATGCAGATCAAGGAAAAGTGGGGGAAATTAGATTTGAAAACGTGAGTTTTGGTTACAAACCTGATGAATATGTCCTGAAAAACCTCAACTTTACCATTAATCCGGGGGAAAAAATTGCTATTGTGGGACCGACTGGGGCGGGTAAAAGCTCTATAATTCGTCTTCTATGCCGTTTATATGAGCCAAATCAAGGGGGAATTTTAGTAGATGGTATAGACATTCGTGACATCACCCAAGCGGAATTACGCCGTCATATTGGGGTGATTTTGCAAGAAAGTTTTATCTTTGCAGGGGATGTGAGAAGAAATATAACCCTCGGTGAAGAATACTCTCTCACAGAAATTGAAGAGGCGGCAAAAGTAACCAACGTCGATCGCTTCATTCGTCAACTACCTGATGGCTATGATACCATCTTAAGAGAAAGAGGAGCGAACCTTTCTGGTGGACAAAAACAACTTCTTGCCTTTGCTAGAGTTGCTATTCGTAACCCCAACATTCTTGTTTTAGATGAAGCCACCTCCAGCCTTGACGTTGCTACAGAAGCAGATACTCAAGAGGCATTGGAAAAATTATTAGTGGGTAAAACGGCTATTATTATTGCTCACCGTTTATCAACTATCCGTAACGTGGATAAAATCCTCGTATTGAAACAGGGTGAATTAATTGAATCTGGTAGCCATGATCAACTTTTAGCACACAATGGTATTTATGCAGGATTGTATAAATTACAAATGCTCGGCAGTGAATAAAGCAAAAATGTGAGGTTTAGGAGTTTGGGGATTGAGGAAAGGAATAAATAAGAGCTTAGGGTTTTAGGGAGAGGTTACTAAACGCTATTGCCAGTTACCCATTCCCTGTTGCCCTCTCTCAATTACTAATTGGGATTAAACTTTTAAGATTTACCAATCCCGACATAACGGAAGCCAGTTTTTTCAATAGCTGTTTTATCGAGAAAGTTACGTCCATCAATAATTAAGTGATTTTTCATCAGTTTGCTGATTTTTTCTAAATCTAATTTCAAAAATTCTTGCCAGTCGGTAACTAATACCAAAGCATCACAACCATCAGCCAACATCTCAGTACTACTTTCGATTACTACCCCAGAAAGTCCATGACTTAAACCTGTTTGAGAGACAATAGGATCATAGGCTTTAACTTTTGCCCCTAAGCGATTTAATTCTTGAATAATATTCAATGCTGGAGCATCTCGCATATCATCAGTATCGGGCTTGAAAGTTAAACCTAATAAACCAATGACTTTCCCTTTGAGAATTTTTAATTCTTGTTGGAGTTTTTCGATAACGATACTCTTTTGGCGTTTGTTGACGTTTACTGCGGCATTAAGTAATTCTGTTTCGTATCCGTAGTCATGGGCAGTGTGAATTAATGCGGATACATCTTTGGGAAAACATGAGCCTCCCCAACCAATACCAGCTTGTAGGAATTTAGGACCAATACGAGAATCTAAACCTATACCTTTTGCTACTTGGGTAACATCAGCACCAACACGATCGCATATATTTGCTACTTCATTAATAAAACTAATTTTAGTGGCTAAGAAAGCATTAGCGGCATATTTAATCATTTCCGCAGAACTCAAATCTGTGACAACGACAGGTACAGGGGGTAAATCTGCATGGTCACTAAAGGTGCGATCGACCAAAGGTTGATATAATTCTTTCATAAGTGCGATCGCTTTTTCATTACTGCTACCCAAAACGATGCGATCGGGATTAAATGTATCATATACGGCTGTCCCCTCTCGTAAAAATTCAGGATTACTTACCACATCAAACTCTGGCATACTATTTTCTGTCATAGTAAAACCTTCCCCCACAGTAGCAGTATGTTTTTCTTTAAAACCTTCTAAAACAATCATGCGAACCCAATCCCCAGAACCAATTGGAACAGTGGATTTGTTAACAATCACTTTATAACCACCATTCAGATGATTACCGATACCTCTAGCTACGGCTTCAACATAACGGGTATCGCTTTCCCCTGTCGGTAGAGCAGGAGTTCCCACTGCGATAAATAAAATCTCTCCATGATTAACACCTGCTCCTAGATCGGTGGTAAAGTGGAGTCTTTCATGCTTCATGCAGGATAGCATCAACTCAGATAAACCCGGTTCATAAATAGGAGATTGCCCTTGTTTCATTAACTTAACCTTCTCCTCATTGTTATCAACACAGATAACATCATGACCAATATGAGCTAAACATACTCCTGTAACTAAACCAACATAACCAGTTCCAATTACACAAACACGCATTGATTGAACTCCTCAAAATTTTAAGAAAATAAACATTTTTAGCAACAAGTCTTTTTATTACTCATTACAAGAGGCTTAAACCTCGTAACTAAACTAATAGCAACACTTTCGATTAATGACAAATTCTTTGACGAAAATCCTCAATAGTCATTTTTAAACCATCTTTAAGAGGAATAGTCGGTTGCCAATTAAGATATTGCTTTGCTTTAGTTATATCAGGTTGTCTCTGTTTAGGATCATCTTCGGGCAGTGGTTTGTAAACCAATTCTGCTTCAGGATTCACCATT is a window from the Cyanobacterium sp. Dongsha4 genome containing:
- a CDS encoding response regulator transcription factor, encoding MKILLVEDEIELAITLQRILKQEGYHVKISHDGEEGLNLALKQNYDLLILDWMLPHKSGLEICQQIRHQPFLIKTPVLFLTAKDTLDDRVLGLDAGADDYLVKPFELRELLARVRALLRRVSTIADSQEEQNKQETRIKVADLEIEVENQIAYRNGRMIKLSEKEVKLLQFFSQNLHQLVTQEEIYNYLWTIEEAPSSNVVAAMVRLLRKKIESNQEPPLIHTIYGKGYWFGLEKES
- the hisG gene encoding ATP phosphoribosyltransferase, encoding MLTIALPKGALLKDSIKLCQQAGLDFSLFLEESNRQLQIEDPQGLAKALLVRAQDVPVYVEYGQAHLGIVGYDVLKEKQADVAQIADLGFGYCRMSVAVPSASPYRSSSDLPAHGIVASKFVNCAKEHFRALDLPVEIVPLYGSVELGPITGMSEAIVDLVSTGKTLRENGLIEIDVLFESSAYLVANPLTYRLNSYQLSEWVGKIIRN
- a CDS encoding ABC transporter ATP-binding protein, translated to MFSKTKENDWGLILKIVPYAKRNSSILLLSLILLIPLALAGAIQPLIVGQAISLLRKEPTWSFLDPNAISSGLNLLAIILLSTIIIRTLFQAWQGFLVQKVGQEITAFIRQDLFDHVTSLSSNFFHKTPVGKLVTRITNDVEALGDVFATGAIGILSDVVYILAIIITIFTLQWQLASLLVFLLIPVTGLIIYFQKQYRKANYTAREELSVLNSMLQENVTGINVVQLFQREKYNSELFRTVNDRYRIAIDKTIFHDSAVSATLEWISLVAIAAVLWIGGIFILQDSLTFGILSAFILYAQRLFDPLRQFADKFTMFQSGFTAIERISELMNIPVEIQDRHDNISFDENADQGKVGEIRFENVSFGYKPDEYVLKNLNFTINPGEKIAIVGPTGAGKSSIIRLLCRLYEPNQGGILVDGIDIRDITQAELRRHIGVILQESFIFAGDVRRNITLGEEYSLTEIEEAAKVTNVDRFIRQLPDGYDTILRERGANLSGGQKQLLAFARVAIRNPNILVLDEATSSLDVATEADTQEALEKLLVGKTAIIIAHRLSTIRNVDKILVLKQGELIESGSHDQLLAHNGIYAGLYKLQMLGSE
- a CDS encoding UDP-glucose/GDP-mannose dehydrogenase family protein; this encodes MRVCVIGTGYVGLVTGVCLAHIGHDVICVDNNEEKVKLMKQGQSPIYEPGLSELMLSCMKHERLHFTTDLGAGVNHGEILFIAVGTPALPTGESDTRYVEAVARGIGNHLNGGYKVIVNKSTVPIGSGDWVRMIVLEGFKEKHTATVGEGFTMTENSMPEFDVVSNPEFLREGTAVYDTFNPDRIVLGSSNEKAIALMKELYQPLVDRTFSDHADLPPVPVVVTDLSSAEMIKYAANAFLATKISFINEVANICDRVGADVTQVAKGIGLDSRIGPKFLQAGIGWGGSCFPKDVSALIHTAHDYGYETELLNAAVNVNKRQKSIVIEKLQQELKILKGKVIGLLGLTFKPDTDDMRDAPALNIIQELNRLGAKVKAYDPIVSQTGLSHGLSGVVIESSTEMLADGCDALVLVTDWQEFLKLDLEKISKLMKNHLIIDGRNFLDKTAIEKTGFRYVGIGKS